One window of the Prinia subflava isolate CZ2003 ecotype Zambia chromosome 1, Cam_Psub_1.2, whole genome shotgun sequence genome contains the following:
- the CSPG5 gene encoding chondroitin sulfate proteoglycan 5 isoform X2 has translation MCPPGSLPEDGDAGSYRGCPPPFWGCRNVPRCPLRGYPCRGVGVCPPLLGGVGVCPPVSPPGMPRPGVPGCVLPDVGGPGVRPPALPAGCRGGAVPVPGAAAASAVPPPPPGPAPRLGAAPLGSARLARSGAGGAAAGAGPVAEPGSLHAAMAPRAPRAPRALALLLAIGALASAWPPQNSSAGEGRAWQGSLESSPPKWDLASGDPPGGPSNTTSAGGAAAGPQLEPPGGGTATTEPSAVPEGCPGCAGEGEASAVPPRAVTWPGDGGTVPVALGSPEEPGSGDRPTPASPAGPGGFGGLPAALPSPPGPQLATDSAESDVLLAAGGSAAPRSPALGEPSPAPAAGGDSGAAPELWAAASSPAPAQGARGWTDLTWLQEPVTAATGPAEPAADRTGSEIIDVDYYDLFEGGEGLGGFPGGGRGAAGSARRREPEGAATPWALHELYDDFTPFDDADFYPTTSFYADGDDEDELEDEEEEEEEEDGGLEDENGYRPPASAVPGAAPAPQDPRPTGHRAAAPPPPGLPGAGPTAWPRPGERGPPENGSECRSGYVRHNSSCRSLCDLVPSYCHNGGQCYLVESHGAFCRCNTQDYTWHKGTRCESIVTDFQVMCVAVGSAALVVLLLFMLTVFFAKKLYLLKTENSKLRKTKYRTPSELHNDNFSLSTIAEGSHPNREAKGFAEPEEERRSL, from the exons ATGTGTcccccggggtccctccccgAGGATGGCGATGCTGGGAGCTACCGGGGGTGTCCCCCCCCATTCTGGGGGTGCCGAAATGTGCCCCGGTGCCCCCTCAGAGGATACCCATGCCGGGGTGTCGGGGTGTGTCCCCCGCTGCTGGGGGGTGTCGGGGTgtgtcccccggtgtcccctccgGGGATGCCGAggccgggggtcccggggtgtGTCCTCCCCGATgtcgggggtcccggggtgcgccccccggcgctgcccgcggggtGCCGGGGGGGTGCCGTGCCCgtgcccggagccgccgccgcgtCCGCGgtcccgcccccgccgcccggcccggccccccgGCTCGGCGCGGCTCCGCTCGGCTCGGCGCGGCTCGCtcggagcggggcgggcggagcCGCTGCCGGTGCCGGCCCCGTGGCGGAGCCGGGGTCCCTCCATGCCGCCAtggccccccgcgccccccgcgccccccgcgccctggccctgctgctggcgATCGGCGCCCTCG CATCCGCGTGGCCCCCCCAAAACTCCAGCGCTGGCGAGGggagagcctggcagggctcgTTGGAGAGCAGCCCCCCGAAATGGGACCTGGCGAGTGGAGACCCCCCGGGGGGACCCAGCAACACCACGAGCGCCGGGGGGGCGGCGGCAGGGCCGCAGCTAGAGCCCCCCGGGGGCGGCACGGCCACCACGGAGCCGTCGGCCGTGCCCGAGGGGTGCCCGGGGTGCGCCGGGGAGGGCGAGGCCAGCGCCGTGCCCCCCCGAGCCGTGACCTGGCCCGGGGACGGGGGCACGGTGCCGgtggccctgggcagccccgAGGAGCCGGGCAGCGGTGACCGGCCCACGCCGGCGTCCCCGGCCGGCCCGGGGGGCTTCGGGGGGCTCCCGGCCGCCCTGCCgagcccccccggcccccaGCTCGCCACCGACTCCGCCGAATCCGACGTGCTGCTGGCGGCCGGGGGCTCGGCAGCCCCGCGGAGCCCCGCGCTGGGCGAGcccagccccgcgcccgccgccgggGGGGACTCGGGGGCTGCCCCGGAGCTCTGGGCCGCCGCctccagcccggccccggcgcagGGGGCCCGCGGCTGGACCGACCTGACGTGGCTGCAGGAGCCCGTCACCGCCGCCAcgggcccggccgagcccgcGGCCGACAGGACGGGCTCGGAGATCATCGACGTCGACTACTACGACCTGTTCGAGGGGGGCGAGGGACTGGGGGGCTTCcccgggggcggccggggcgcGGCCGGCTcggcgcggcggcgggagccCGAGGGGGCGGCCACGCCCTGGGCCCTCCACGAGCTCTACGACGACTTCACGCCCTTCGACGACGCCGATTTCTACCCCACCACCTCCTTCTACGCCGACGGGGACGACGAGGACGAGCTGGAGGacgaggaggaagaggaggaggaggaagacgGGGGGCTGGAGGACGAGAACGGCTACCGGCCGCCCGCCTCGGCCGTGcccggcgccgcgcccgccccgcagGACCCCCGGCCCACCGGGCACcgcgccgcggccccgccgccgccaggGCTGCCCGGGGCCGGCCCCACGGCCTGGCCGCggccgggggagcggggcccgCCCGAGAACGGCTCCGAGTGCCGGAGCGGGTACGTGCGGCACAACAGCTCCTGCCGCTCCCTCTGCGACCTCGTCCCCAGCTACTGCCACAACGGCGGCCAGTGCTACCTGGTGGAGAGCCACGGCGCCTTCTGCCG GTGCAACACGCAGGACTACACGTGGCACAAGGGCACACGCTGCGAGTCCATCGTCACCGACTTCCAGGTGATGTGCGTGGCCGTGGGCTCGGCCGCgctggtggtgctgctgctcttcatgCTCACCGTGTTCTTCGCCAAGAAGCTCTACCTGCTCAAGACGGAGAACAGCAAACTGCGCAAGACCAA ATACCGCACCCCGTCCGAGCTGCACAACGACAACTTCTCCCTCTCCACCATCGCCGAGGGCTCCCACCCGAAC AGAGAAGCGAAGGGCTTTGCGGAGCCGGAGGAGGAGCGTAGGTCCCTTTAG
- the CSPG5 gene encoding chondroitin sulfate proteoglycan 5 isoform X1 — protein sequence MCPPGSLPEDGDAGSYRGCPPPFWGCRNVPRCPLRGYPCRGVGVCPPLLGGVGVCPPVSPPGMPRPGVPGCVLPDVGGPGVRPPALPAGCRGGAVPVPGAAAASAVPPPPPGPAPRLGAAPLGSARLARSGAGGAAAGAGPVAEPGSLHAAMAPRAPRAPRALALLLAIGALASAWPPQNSSAGEGRAWQGSLESSPPKWDLASGDPPGGPSNTTSAGGAAAGPQLEPPGGGTATTEPSAVPEGCPGCAGEGEASAVPPRAVTWPGDGGTVPVALGSPEEPGSGDRPTPASPAGPGGFGGLPAALPSPPGPQLATDSAESDVLLAAGGSAAPRSPALGEPSPAPAAGGDSGAAPELWAAASSPAPAQGARGWTDLTWLQEPVTAATGPAEPAADRTGSEIIDVDYYDLFEGGEGLGGFPGGGRGAAGSARRREPEGAATPWALHELYDDFTPFDDADFYPTTSFYADGDDEDELEDEEEEEEEEDGGLEDENGYRPPASAVPGAAPAPQDPRPTGHRAAAPPPPGLPGAGPTAWPRPGERGPPENGSECRSGYVRHNSSCRSLCDLVPSYCHNGGQCYLVESHGAFCRCNTQDYTWHKGTRCESIVTDFQVMCVAVGSAALVVLLLFMLTVFFAKKLYLLKTENSKLRKTKYRTPSELHNDNFSLSTIAEGSHPNDDPSAPHKLQDSLKSCLKDEEPFNIHNSTSPKHDGGKGEQDAGELNCLQNNLT from the exons ATGTGTcccccggggtccctccccgAGGATGGCGATGCTGGGAGCTACCGGGGGTGTCCCCCCCCATTCTGGGGGTGCCGAAATGTGCCCCGGTGCCCCCTCAGAGGATACCCATGCCGGGGTGTCGGGGTGTGTCCCCCGCTGCTGGGGGGTGTCGGGGTgtgtcccccggtgtcccctccgGGGATGCCGAggccgggggtcccggggtgtGTCCTCCCCGATgtcgggggtcccggggtgcgccccccggcgctgcccgcggggtGCCGGGGGGGTGCCGTGCCCgtgcccggagccgccgccgcgtCCGCGgtcccgcccccgccgcccggcccggccccccgGCTCGGCGCGGCTCCGCTCGGCTCGGCGCGGCTCGCtcggagcggggcgggcggagcCGCTGCCGGTGCCGGCCCCGTGGCGGAGCCGGGGTCCCTCCATGCCGCCAtggccccccgcgccccccgcgccccccgcgccctggccctgctgctggcgATCGGCGCCCTCG CATCCGCGTGGCCCCCCCAAAACTCCAGCGCTGGCGAGGggagagcctggcagggctcgTTGGAGAGCAGCCCCCCGAAATGGGACCTGGCGAGTGGAGACCCCCCGGGGGGACCCAGCAACACCACGAGCGCCGGGGGGGCGGCGGCAGGGCCGCAGCTAGAGCCCCCCGGGGGCGGCACGGCCACCACGGAGCCGTCGGCCGTGCCCGAGGGGTGCCCGGGGTGCGCCGGGGAGGGCGAGGCCAGCGCCGTGCCCCCCCGAGCCGTGACCTGGCCCGGGGACGGGGGCACGGTGCCGgtggccctgggcagccccgAGGAGCCGGGCAGCGGTGACCGGCCCACGCCGGCGTCCCCGGCCGGCCCGGGGGGCTTCGGGGGGCTCCCGGCCGCCCTGCCgagcccccccggcccccaGCTCGCCACCGACTCCGCCGAATCCGACGTGCTGCTGGCGGCCGGGGGCTCGGCAGCCCCGCGGAGCCCCGCGCTGGGCGAGcccagccccgcgcccgccgccgggGGGGACTCGGGGGCTGCCCCGGAGCTCTGGGCCGCCGCctccagcccggccccggcgcagGGGGCCCGCGGCTGGACCGACCTGACGTGGCTGCAGGAGCCCGTCACCGCCGCCAcgggcccggccgagcccgcGGCCGACAGGACGGGCTCGGAGATCATCGACGTCGACTACTACGACCTGTTCGAGGGGGGCGAGGGACTGGGGGGCTTCcccgggggcggccggggcgcGGCCGGCTcggcgcggcggcgggagccCGAGGGGGCGGCCACGCCCTGGGCCCTCCACGAGCTCTACGACGACTTCACGCCCTTCGACGACGCCGATTTCTACCCCACCACCTCCTTCTACGCCGACGGGGACGACGAGGACGAGCTGGAGGacgaggaggaagaggaggaggaggaagacgGGGGGCTGGAGGACGAGAACGGCTACCGGCCGCCCGCCTCGGCCGTGcccggcgccgcgcccgccccgcagGACCCCCGGCCCACCGGGCACcgcgccgcggccccgccgccgccaggGCTGCCCGGGGCCGGCCCCACGGCCTGGCCGCggccgggggagcggggcccgCCCGAGAACGGCTCCGAGTGCCGGAGCGGGTACGTGCGGCACAACAGCTCCTGCCGCTCCCTCTGCGACCTCGTCCCCAGCTACTGCCACAACGGCGGCCAGTGCTACCTGGTGGAGAGCCACGGCGCCTTCTGCCG GTGCAACACGCAGGACTACACGTGGCACAAGGGCACACGCTGCGAGTCCATCGTCACCGACTTCCAGGTGATGTGCGTGGCCGTGGGCTCGGCCGCgctggtggtgctgctgctcttcatgCTCACCGTGTTCTTCGCCAAGAAGCTCTACCTGCTCAAGACGGAGAACAGCAAACTGCGCAAGACCAA ATACCGCACCCCGTCCGAGCTGCACAACGACAACTTCTCCCTCTCCACCATCGCCGAGGGCTCCCACCCGAAC GACGACCCCAGCGCTCCCCACAAGCTGCAGGACTCGCTGAAATCCTGCCTGAAGGACGAGGAGCCGTTCAACATCCACAACTCGACGTCGCCCAAGCACGACGGCGGCAAAGGGGAGCAGGACGCGGGGGAGCTGAACTGCCTCCAGAACAACCTGACGTGA